The Helianthus annuus cultivar XRQ/B chromosome 11, HanXRQr2.0-SUNRISE, whole genome shotgun sequence region aatcccatgccttggtaagagtgtgaactcaccttggtttgctcggtatgctaagatatgggctcacagttaatcaatcaagtcctagagtatacacgcatacacaatcagtttatattTACTAAGCCCACGTTTGCATATTCAATCATAGTGGTGATAATTCAGCAACCATGAATAACACAGAGCACGTATACAAGTTCATACAAGTCATGCTAAACATCTAACAGCAGTTATTTAatccagttaacacttaacaAAGTTAAATTAAGTTACTGTGCAAAATTACCCAACCGGCGAAACACCCATGTTTCGCCGTGtaacccttcgacgaaacacttcCGTTTCGTCCCGTTTGTTTCGTCGTGATGATCTTGGCGAAACACTTCTCTTTCGTCGGGTTTGTTTCGTCCCGCTTGGTGTCGGCAAAACTCATCTATTTTGCCGCCACTTGTATTTCGTCATTAGATATCAGTTACGTCGGATGTCAGTTACGAAATATCACAGAAAACCCTAGTTGCCGTCGACAACATACACAGATCATACATAAACATCATACAGCAATCATATAGCAATCATATGATTAACATACAACACAGTAACCATACCATCATTATTGTTCACACAGAAATTGTTTACCAGAACATACCATGACAACCACATCTAACATGAATCCTAGATCAGGAGATGGCCCTACACACTTAAATCACGACATGTATGAATCCGACAATCATGTTTTTTTTAATCGTAACCCACCGATAACATACAAGGTCATCAACAACCAAATACATTGAAATGATCAAGCACTCTAGACAACATCTCATACAATACAACACTATGATTCTGAATTCATATAGTTTACTAACCCTAGCCTAAATACACAAGGGTATCAATTAACAGACATACATACAGTAGGGTTTACACTAACTGATTCGGGATGAATAAGCAAGGATTCGAGAAGGAAAGATGATGGTGAAAGATGGTTGTTGCCGTCGCACAGTGGAGAAAGCTCTTAGGGTTTCTTATTTTTTGTCAAAGGATGTGAAACAGGAGTCGGTTCACGTTATAATACTCAAACTACCGTACTGGGCCCGAACTGGGCTTTGGCGAAACTGGGCTCGGCGAACCACCCGTTTCGTCGGACATGCTTATGACgaaacaagtctgtttcgtcAGCATGGGGTATGGCGAACCACAATTCTGTTTCGTCGTATGGGTTATGGCAAAACACACTTGTATTTCGTCGAGTTGTTCAAGTCTTAAACAGTTTACAAGTTCACAAACCAAAACACTTTATATAAATCACATAGCATATCAAACAATCATCTGAATTATAATCCAGTGTATAGTTACAAAGCAAGCAAGTCAAGCAAGTAAACAACTGaacagtcaacgtgcaataaatgcgaaagtggaatctcggaaactcaagttgtcacattatccccaacttgaaagaaatttcgtccagaaatttagcatgcggttactgaggaagctagttaagttgtatcgtttactggttttcctggggtgttacatcatccccccgttgatttggaatttcgtcccgaaattctgtagtagcttcagcctcagtagtagttgcattgttcttgaataactggggatatttgagttccatttgatcttctcgttcccaagtgaactctgggccacaacgggagttccaacgaactcaaacAAGAAGTATTCtggtgtttttgaggaccttaacatcccagtccgtgatttcaactggttcctcgacaaaatgtaactgttcgtcgatagtgagttccttcaaaggaactatgagggtctcgtctgacagacacttcttcagattcgacacgtgggaaacgttgtgaactgcgccgagttctgctggtaagttcagtttgtaggccactttgcctattctttctatgatttcgaatggtccgacataccgtggattgagcttgcctcgtttaccaaaacgaaccacacccttccagggtgagactttgagtagtactcgatccccaacttggaactcgagcggtttcctgcgcttatcaacGTAGCTTTTCTGACTGTCACGATAAACAAAACTAAGATCAGATATAAACACAAtaaacaacaaactaaaacacaatggataaaatgctaaaaacataattgcacttcgttgcaaaccggaacaACTGACTAAGAGATTTCGCTTGAGACAGCCTATTTATAGGcatcctgattccgcttgaacacgtttcaagcggaattaacatgtTAAAGTTCAAGCAAAATCAGCAATTtactctcgagcggaatcagaacaaggtgatttcgcttgaaatgtctaaatgtatttcaagcggaatctccacTAATTCATTTTCTCGCTTTTCGTGCCCTGCTCTATCTagctctatacaagactcgatacaagacgaagacgatgatgatgatgtcagtgtgatttcgcttgaaaattgatcctgatttcgcttgagaccAATATTCCACTTGAAAATAttgtgtgattccgctccaaagtgttTGGTGATCCCGCTTAAAAATAttttgtgattccgcttcaaattaCTATCTCGCTTGAATAGTGATCTCGCTTGAACATTCatagtgattccgcttcaaagacttatttcgcttgaaaagacaGTTTTTGAAATTTCTTGAAATTCGAataatggacgaggaattttataacgcattcgctactccggttaccccAATTACTATTGCACAGAAtacgatgttggaaaacgaaacgggtactatgcaaaaaccacctaagctcatgaacattgaggagtataagggttgggaaggtcgttttgaAAGCTAACTATATGCTTAGGAATGTGTTGAGACGAAGTATGTGAGACCGACAAATGATGATGAGGAAATTATTCCTATTAAAGATCTGAGTGCTGAAAAcagaaagaaatacaaagatgagaaaatgatgctaagtctacTAGAACAAGTTGTGAAGGAAGATATTTTGGTGTTATTACAGCATACTGGAACTTCATATTCAATAtggaaagcattaaaatcaaaGTTTCATGGAAGCCAAGAGATGgtcaagaacaaaaaatcgcttttaaagaaagagtttgatctgtttcgtgGGTTGAAAAATGAAGGCAcaaagcagattattgaaagatactgcaatcttTTAGCAAATATGAGGAGGTTAAGCATTGAAAaagataatgaagagttgattgaaaaacttgctgatgcattgccacatgagacttggggaacatatctcatgatgctaagaaacaagaaaggattcagcaatctgacacttagcaaattcattgaaaagattgaggctcaggagatggaacagagaaagatcTCAAGGATGAAAGACTTTgctggtgaacaagacatcggactttactacaaagcagggttgaatgacaaagcaacaaatttttctccaaaagtcgaaactgctttcaatgccaagaattcatctggaagctcatctaaaggatcaagcagcaacacaagtttttcatcatttccatcatttgatccaaacatttcagctacaaagaatggaagaaaacttcaatgcaacattatattaaatcttgagaatgatcaagattactcagaggaagttgctaagaatcacatgtctttgttgggaatggtgttAGAATCATACAGTAGTTTTGTGGCAGGaaagatcgggaatccaatgcttacaaaagaggattacgatcaaatagatgctgaagagatggagctaatggatataaaatggtggttggctagtgtgttgaggagagctgagaaattcaagcagatcacaggaagaaaTGATCTACGTGAAGCTAAtatttctactttgggttttgataaatctaaagtcacttgttttcgttgcaatgagaaaggacacttcaagagggagtgcaccaatcgcgaagcaagtggagctcaaaatccttttaataacaatgattactataggaaggccatctaccatcaagttgctcaacaaccaactcaacaacatcaacaacaagcacaaactgcacatggaaggaatgtgattgaagattcttcaaagagagcatgtatggtgaatcaagatgaaaagaatTTATCAACAggattcaactgggataaatatatacCAGCTGATGGgaaagcatgtgtgattgatcaagatgacgaaaagttacctgaagggtttagctgggagaattttacttgggatgattatgatcctaaaaAAGATCcagttcacacagcttttgttgccagaattgaagaagatagtgatgatgatagaGAATATCATGCAAAAAGATTGCCAGCTCATTTTAAAATGTTGGaagaaagtgacagtgaagatgaaaaagttaaaaagaaaaagaaaaaggtcaaaacaccaattagtagtgatgatgaagatgttcctgtGATAAGgcaaaaggtgaaagaagttccaaagtttaAAGTTGATGAAAAGGCTGATGCTAGTGAAATGAAAGTGAACTGTGAAACTTGcgtgattttgaaaaagaaaaacagtgaattgcttaacaacatgaacagattgaaggagtcgtatgatgtgttgaacgaagcaatgaacatgtacaatgacacaagtgaagaacaggcaacagcaatgaaaacactacagggagctttcatgacaaagcaaaaagttgtgaacaactatatcgagaagtgtgctgctcttgaacagaAACTGGAGCTACAAACAATTGagactgaaagagttaatcgtttgttgaaaagttactcatgtacttcttatgtcattgacatgatttatccaactgttgaaggaatgaaggcatttgaagatgatgaagtaactaaAGAGCAAAAGATTACTAATGAAAAGACTCCAGAGAAGAAGACTGAGAAGAAAAATGACACAAAGAAAAATGCTGACAAGAAGagttctggtaagaaacaaggtgtcagttataacaagtgtccacccccgctggaaaatggatatttgcccagaaatccaaattctgaaagagttaaaaaggctacaaacttatagtgggagtcggagtcgtcagtcaatttgccagaaaatattgatgtcacgtttacatcgtctacattgatcaacaatctcaattgatgaagaaagtggtagatcatgtgttagataacgatgaaacagaggagtcaatatgtcggagtcaaagtccgagtccagcactccgggtcaaaatgaaaaacaaggaaaaggagtttatgataaagaattcatgttatcaaaatctaatttggatgacgaaccgtttaaagttgcttatactttgaatgattctcacaaattatattttgatgaggaatttccaataacaggtgtcaaaactgaattgatcaaaaaggttttcaaaatgacagaaattaatatttctgaaataaaagatctaaatcttactgataaacctaaaaaatacacctcaagagttcaacaaagattaaacaagaaaaaaggttacagttctggttctggttttcaaaataaaccaaaccataacggtaatttcaaaaagaaaggtttaggttttactccaacagaaaaacagaaaaatgaaaaatatgttcgagattttaaatcaaagatgacatttgtttcaggtacgtcAGCAGAcgaagaagagaagaaagaattctggagacaatcaaacaaagagttccttgcaaagaagcaagaggaaATGAAGACGGTTGATCAAAATaagaaaactcgaacctgttttaaATGTGGTAAAATTGGACATCTTGCGGTAAACTGTTCGCAAGCCATTcaaaccaaacagggagtttttAAACTGAAAGgaaaagtggttgagtttgaaccaccaattgatagaacaaaattattcaaaaattcaaaatttgaaattggtgaatgttcaaacaggttttacaagaagagagctaaatctgacaaccagaaatgggtggTTAAGAAGTCTATTGATAGtcctagcgatgattctgatagatcaaagtcagaggagctatcttctggcgatgaatctgattccacaaaatcagaggagtcacaggttgaggaaaatggtgaaaaatcagttccgactgtggatgatgaggattttccaccacttcgggctgaaaattttaagaagaaaattcgTAAAATTgagatttctaaccaattttattctgataagcaggtttttgatgttgaaaaggcatttaaccccaaggtaaaacaaatttttggtaaaatggttgatcgaaaagtcaaaggggttaaagagttctatgagaagaagaggaaaggtaagaaaccgagtgttgatgactcggtaacacccaaggctggtcaggcttgggtggatattttctttgaatgaaaaacctgacttgccggagttcccaggttggtaagagcgGAACatgaatcgacatcattctttaTATTTGATTGTTTTTACATACAAGTGATACAGAGGtttgttctgatgaagaagattagtcaaggtcattaatttgaacctGATGATATCTtaatacaagtggttgaaagacaatatgatgaatcACATCCCCGTccctacaaatggtaaaatcaactaaacttattttccggaaaaaccattttgatagtgttttgaaatctgaatgggaaaatagtttgttgatagggggagctctgattgtttatgccaagtgaatggcgatttgaggcgatttgatatcagttgtcaacttacttgtatagtttgttttcaatttttctttaaatgtgtttgcattttagggggagtaaaaatttcagaaaatccaaaaacattagaaaaatttgaaaaagacaaaaacattaaaatgaaaaatgagttttgttgtgaaaaaaaggaaatgatagtacatcagtggactatcacaacatgctaaagaaatggaaagttaaaatgtgataaacaatctcactacggatatgccagtaggtttttatacatttagtagattgtgacgagatataaacctaaattcaaacttgtttatatcgtggggaacaacgTCTTgaaatatatgggtaaccccgaaatcttgtttgaaaagtccctctttctgagatactagatctttatgcttagtgatatctggggtattatcccgggacttctgctgaatggaaattcggacctagtccccgtataatactttctgcaaatgcttgaaatacagcgccgccctcagcataaaaaatgatgaaacattgaaaaatgctaatcatgtgctgttgaagaaaagatcctctaaaggggacacaccaaaagtcgaaccgtcatctctctgctgaacgaaagttctgacctgagctctcacggtttcgcatctaaccccttacagatatcatctaggtatactcacctgtaagactgaatattgggatctggatacgggagtatattcaagtggtgggacacgcgaataagtttaagtatctaagacattagtatcgtatctcgaaacaattgaactttgtgtgaaaatttaagtggatcaatatactgacaatctaggtgaattgtttaaaacttaaaatgaaatgaagcttaacggtgttggtgatttatctcagaaactgatatgatcctcttacacaaattcacaaaaatattgtctgtatagatttcatttctgcatatttttattcctacatgtggtgtCAGTTGTTATTttcataaaatccaaaaagattttagtgtgttttagcataaattttgaaaaatacaaaaagattttcgacaactggtgttgaaaagctgattttcaaaattccaagtgctaaacatgatgacattttgTGAAGGGGAGTTTGAATTAAAAGATTTTAAAATCtatcttacaagtggtcatcagaagtttTTGTAAAGAAAACGTTtctgcaagtggttcatcagagtcTATAAATGTTAGAACATTTTGTgatttctacaagtggtgtctgGGTGTGTTAAAGTTtaatatcataaaacttatgtttgtggtagagaatgtgcagatTTAAGTCAggcaacgatcttgaacctgtgaaagccagactgcgatcccagctgattaagagggggagtctgaatgacaaagagccaggttctgatcctGAGATTGTTGCTGCTGACAAGATTAAAGATTCAACATTTGAGAGGGAGTGTTTGTTGGTGCTGATGAATAGAGAAGACGTCAACATCTGAGGGAAAAATTTGTTGGTgatgaaagagaagagaagataAAGATTGAGGATACTTACAGCGTCAGATACTTCTAAGAGTTcgaagagaagcccaaagactgataaagactgtagatgcgaagactcgacactgaagactctgtcaacatccgagggggagtttgttagtgcatccatctgtcgtcttcgtcttgtatcgagtcttgtatagagctagatagatcagggcacgaaaagcGAGAAAATGAATTAgtggagattccgcttgaaatgcatttagacatttcaagcgaaatcaccttgttctgattccgctcgagagtaaattgctgatttcgcttgaagtttaacatgttaattccgcttgaaacgtgttcaagcggaatcaggatgCCTATAAATAGGCTGTCTCAAGCGAAATCTCTTAGTCAGTTGTTCTGGTTTGCAACGAAGTgttgccgaagtgtcgtcacgctgtaaaagtcattttaatcaatcaaatcgacagtttaaagtgtattcttgcagaattgacctcagtttgtctgtttccgccgttcaaactgagcgaaactcttctgatcgactcgttcgggtccgaaaacgatcctacaataatGAATAACAGACTAAAACACAAAAGACAATAGAttaaacacaatggacaacaaaacaaaaaaacacaatgaacaaacaTACTAAAACACAAGAGATAACAAACTAAAGACAATAACCATCTTATAATCCcaattttttaaagatatatgtATACAAATGAATACATAGATTTATAGATTAGTTTGGCCCATTTTCATTACACAAACTATTTCGGCTTGATTTTGTTTAACTTACAAATGAATACATAGACTTATAGATTAGATTATTTCTTTGCAAGTCCAAATCCAAAATCTGAAAGTATAAGCCCACAATGTATGATATTAATTTTTAGTCTTTAGATTTAGATGGGTACATTTTACAACATAACTATATTAACGGTGTACCCCAACAAGATTTTATGTCCAAATAACCAATTGCAAACACTTTTATTTCTACATACAATTCAGCTAAGCCATTTGAACGTTATTATAGACTTAGCATCATATATATCATGTTTCCAGTACTGATTGGAACAACCCAAATAAGTCAAAGTTTGACTGGGATGGCCATTAAAGGTAGATTTTTCTTTAATGTAAACCCAAACTTATCAGTCATATCCATATCTTGTGTTCTCATACCTCCTTCAATCTTCCAATCAAACTTATGAATCAAAGATCCCAACATCAAATGCAACATAATATCCGCAAGAGGCAATCCTGGACACATCCTTCTTCCTGCACCAAACGGGATGAACTCAAAATCACGACCTTTGAAGTCTATCTCAACTTCAAGAAACCTCTCTGGCTTGAATCTTTGTGGGTCCGACCAAACGTTCGGGTCTTGACCCATGGCCCACATGTTGCACATGATCTGCGCGTCTTTTGGGACCATGTAACCTTTGATCTCGACATCAGTTATAGCTTTATGAGGGACTAAAAAAGTAACCGGAGGATGCAAGCGAAGCGTTTCTTTTATAATGGCCCGCAGGTAAGGAACCCTTGAGATGTCTGATTCTTCAAAAGCTCTCTCATCGTTTCCTATTACTTTCTTGATCTCCGCTCGGGCTTTCAACATTTTCTCGAGGTTATGGATTAGTTCTGCCATTGCCCATTCCAACGTGTTTGACGTTGTGTCGGTTCCTACAAGAAATAAGTCATGCACTAAAGAAAATGGTCACCATGAATACTTTTTTACACAACTAATTACGATTTTTTAATAGCAAAGAAGATTACTTACAAAGAGCAACTGTCATTGAGGCTAATTGAGGAGTTTTGATCTTTACCGATGTTTAATAGCAAATCGGTAAGATCCTCGCTTGAAGCATAAGACGAACTTGTACTTCTTACATGCAACCGTTCACTGATATGTTTCTCAAATATTGCCAAAAGCTTCTTGTAAAATTTTGATCTTCGTAGCAAGCCATGTGGATCCAACGGCCGAAGCACAGGAAAATAATCGGCTAAATTTGGTGCACCAGCAATTTCCATGACATCCCATCataccatgttcttaaattcttgAGAAGATGCAGAATCATACTGAGCTAAATTAATAGAAAAAATGTAGTTGGAGAGAACGTTTAGAGTTATTATAGCCGCAGTTTCACCAATGTTGATCAGTTTGCCACTCATGCGACAACCATGAACAAAGTCCAGGAGTTCCCTAAATACACCAGCACATACAACGCAGAACCGTCGAGATTATATATGAGCCATGTACCATCatcaataaaaaaacaaagtgaGTTCCCTAACTACACCAGCACATACAACGCAGAACCGCCCAATGAAAGCCTTACAATTAatataattcattaaaaattttcaaaaaaatgaGATGTGTTTACACAAAGAGATGAGGTCTCACTTGACGGTCAATGTAGCGCAATACATCCCTCCATAGTCATGTTGTTTTAAACTTCTCCTGAAATGATCCCAGTTGAATCAGACAACTGCGTACATGATTTATGTTCAAGTTTAAGAGATAGAATATAGACTCACATTTCGCACATACGCAGTCCAGATTCAACCCTGTTTTACCTTCTCTGTCATTGATTTCGCGAAACATCCACCAAGAAACTGTTTATACCTCTCGTGTTCAGATTGAACCGATCGGCAAGCCAGATTAAACAGCTGTATACCGCCTACTCCGATTATCATCAAAGCGAGCCCGATAAGTAGAAAGTGCCTTTGCACGGGTGTGGCGCTGCTGCAGTGGCTGCCTTGTTTTGATCCATAACCCTGTGGATGAAAGACTTTGAACATGACGGTTAAATCAATTAGCATCAAGCCCTAAAGACACAAATAATCCAGCATCAGAACACATTGATAAGACCCTAACAATCAGTAAACAAATGATAGAAAAATAAATCAAAGAAACATAAAAAAAGTTCAAACACTAACAAATTCTTCATTACATTCAAAAATCCCATCATCTTTCAAACATCCTTACAAAGCTGAATATGGTTGGTGCCCCTTGTCCGCAATAAAAACAGGAATTATTAGACGAACAATTGGAAGAACGATCTGGTGTAAAATTAGACAAACAATTTCAGGCGAATGTTGAGATCAACTTTGCAAAACCCGTGTGAAATTGAGATTATTTAAATCGATTTAGTGATTAAAAAACGTACCCTGACTCGATTGCTGCATTGCCGGAACGGAGACACCGCCGTCGGAATCAATGGCCAGAGGAACCCTAAAGTGATGTAACTTTTTTCTTTCGCCGAGTATTGCGTTTTGATTTGGTGAATCAGGTTGCAGAATTTGGAGGAATTATAAGGGACGGAAGAACGTGATACGTAAAGAGACACCGGATTTCAACCGGTGAATCATAATTATGGTGGAGTTTGGGAGAAGGGAAGAAGAACGCAAGAAAAGATTTCATACCTGGCTAGTTTTATACCCACTCAAATAACTGCTACAAACTCAAAAACTGTCCTCAACTGCAGCAAAATTGACGGAGGGGGAGAACATGGGAGCGCTTCATCGTCTAAAACCACCGCGAACTGATAGGAAATCTTAACTGGTGTTGAAAAAAAAACTGCCAAATTTTTTGGGTTTAAACGGATGATACTAAATCTTGATGATAACCGCCTGAATTATTACGGTCAGGATTTACTAAACATGCGTTTGACCGACGGTTAATTAGCGGTGAacaatttattaataatttataGGTTCAAATTTGAATCCCACGCACACGAGTGCAAGTCCTAGTCGTCGCTTGAAACTTCCCACCAATACCAATATGGTATTTCTTTACTTCTTTGACCCATTTAACCACAACTTTGACATCAAAACAGTCACCCATTATCATCCTCCATTTATGTTCAAGATCTTGAATCGCACTGTGCATGTAAGCTCTTCATCTTTGTCATGCAAAATTTGATGGTGGTTTGTTGAATTTCTGTAATTTGAGCTGCTGATGACTTATTCTTATCTGGGTGTGTTGCTTGCTGTATAGACAGGTGTTGTTTGATTAGGGTTTATGATATTATTTTAAATTGGGTAGTTGTTCTTTCATGAATTATGGTTTTGGTAGTATCTGGACTTTGGTTTTAAATTAAGTAGTATTTCTTGGGCTATTTGATATTAGTTACCAAAGGCAAGGGCTAGAGTATTGAGGTGCGTAGGACAGCTCACaaacaggggcggacctacctctTTGGTAGGGGTAACCCCCGCTACCCCTTGGTCGgaaaaaaattggaaaaattagtgtaaattttggaaaaatttgacgttttttcgatttcgttacggcttatttataaaacgttaccccttggtcggaatcctagatccgccactgctcaCAAAGGTGAGAATTTAGGAGTAGGAGGATTACAGGGTTAAGTGAGAAAAAATATTGGATTGATATTAGTTGCATGGTTTTAAAAACACAATAGGCGTTAAGAGAGAGGAGAGGTTCAGGTATGTGAGGCGTTAATCTTATTATTATATTTTGG contains the following coding sequences:
- the LOC110879566 gene encoding cytochrome P450 76T24; translation: MTVALLHDLFLVGTDTTSNTLEWAMAELIHNLEKMLKARAEIKKVIGNDERAFEESDISRVPYLRAIIKETLRLHPPVTFLVPHKAITDVEIKGYMVPKDAQIMCNMWAMGQDPNVWSDPQRFKPERFLEVEIDFKGRDFEFIPFGAGRRMCPGLPLADIMLHLMLGSLIHKFDWKIEGGMRTQDMDMTDKFGFTLKKNLPLMAIPVKL